A single region of the Amphiprion ocellaris isolate individual 3 ecotype Okinawa chromosome 4, ASM2253959v1, whole genome shotgun sequence genome encodes:
- the pdcd4b gene encoding programmed cell death protein 4b, producing MATDCEAWLNANPVEAQDLSDSFLSGEEDNGGKLISNKNINNEINGNWLSSSSNNIHEARLKAKAKRRLRKNSSRDSGRGDSLSDNGDVVRGTTVTPTSPKSKLLDRKSRLGKGRGLPKKGGAGGKGVWGRSGEVYEPEEVDEKDPNYDEAQENCVYETMVPPLDERDFEKTVTPIVQEYFEHGDTNEVADLLAELNLGPMQSEVPSLAVSLALEAKASHRELTSRLLADLCGPVLSHSDMEKSFDKLLRELSDLVLDTPGAPQLVGQFIARAVSDQILSKSYIEGYKGRVDCEYSRAALDRAAVLLKMSMGGLRIENQWGAGGGQRPVMQLIKEMNLLLKEYILSGDSKEAERCLRDLEVPHFHHEFVYEAIVMVLESKGEKTFKMVLQLLKSLSMSSIITVDQMRRGYERVYMDIAEINIDVPRAYFILEQFVDKSFSMGIIDVKLRDLCPCRGRKRFVSEGDGGVVKLESY from the exons ATGGCAACTGACTGTGAGGCCTGGCTGAACGCAAACCCTGTTG AGGCTCAGGACCTGAGTGACTCCTTTTTATCAGGAGAGGAAGACAATGGTGGGAAGCTCATctcaaataaaaatatcaacaacGAAATCAATGGCAACTGGCTGTCCTCGTCTAGCAACAACATCCACGAGGCACGTCTCAAGGCAAAGGCCAAGCGGAGGCTGCGAAAGAACTCCTCCAGGGATTCTGGCCGCGGGGACTCCCTCAGTGACAATGGGGATGTGGTTCGGGGAACCACTGTGACGCCCACAAGCCCCAAGAGCAAGCTGCTGGACAGGAAGTCTCGGCTGGGGAAAGGCAGAGGGCTGCCAAAGAAAG GTGGGGCTGGAGGAAAAGGCGTGTGGGGCAGATCTGGTGAAGTTTATGAACCAGAGGAGGTAGATGAGAAAGACCCCAACTATGATGAAGCTCAG GAAAACTGTGTGTATGAGACTATGGTTCCCCCGCTGGATGAGAGGGACTTTGAGAAGACGGTCACTCCCATCGTGCAGGAGTACTTTGAACATGGAGACACGAATGAAGTAGCT GACCTGCTTGCAGAGTTGAATCTGGGGCCCATGCAGAGCGAGGTGCCCTCATTGGCTGTGTCACTGGCCCTGGAGGCCAAAGCAAGCCATCGGGAGCTCACGTCCAGGCTGCTGGCTGACCTGTGTGGACCTGTTCTGTCCCACAGTGACATGGAAAAGTCCTTTGACAAACTGCTCAGGGAGCTGTCTGATCTGGTCCTGGACACACCTGGAGCCCCTCAG TTGGTGGGCCAATTCATTGCACGAGCTGTTAGTGACCAAATATTGTCCAAGAGCTACATTGAGGGCTACAAAGGCAGAGTTGACTGTGAATACTCAAG GGCGGCACTAGACCGGGCGGCCGTGCTACTGAAGATGAGTATGGGTGGGCTTCGCATAGAAAACCAGTGGGGGGCAGGCGGTGGACAGAGGCCTGTCATGCAGCTTATTAAAGAG ATGAACCTGCTGTTAAAGGAGTACATCCTATCTGGAGATAGCAAAGAGGCTGAGAGATGCCTGAGGGATCTCGAAGTTCCCCATTTCCACCATGAGTTTGTCTATGAG GCAATAGTTATGGTGTTGGAGTCCAAAGGagagaaaacattcaaaatggtCCTGCAGCTACTCAAGTCTCTCTCCATGTCCTCTATCATCACCGTGGACCAAATGAGAAGG gGCTATGAGAGAGTTTATATGGACATTGCTGAAATTAACATCGATGTCCCACGTGCATACTTCATCCTGGAGCAATTTGTTGACAAGAGCTTCAGCATGGGAATCATTGATGTAAAGCTACGAGATCTCTGTCCCTGTCG GGGCCGGAAGAGGTTTGTCAGCGAGGGGGACGGTGGTGTTGTCAAACTTGAAAGCTACTAA